One Ananas comosus cultivar F153 linkage group 1, ASM154086v1, whole genome shotgun sequence DNA window includes the following coding sequences:
- the LOC109714291 gene encoding KH domain-containing protein At1g09660/At1g09670-like, whose amino-acid sequence MDERIPPSQTYFHYSSPHHSMRSPASSDLERYLAELFAERQKLAPFVQILPFCHRLLNQEILRATSLNPNQNFVDPERIEHGSPLRLPGHAANGGPMDVEGWSGMQTEGNGYFQGIGSLQPSPMGWNGAPGAPSSPVVKKVVRLDVPADKFPNYNFVGRLLGPRGNSLKRVEATTQCRVYIRGRGSVKDSLKEEKLRDKPGYEHLNDPLHVLVEAEFPADIIDARLNQAVAILEDLLKPVDESVDYYKKQQLRELAILNGTLREESPRLNVSLSPFNSTGMKRAKTGQ is encoded by the exons ATGGATGAGAGAATCCCACCTTCTCAAACTTACTTTCACTACTCATCCCCCCACCATTCGATGCGATCCCCTGCTTCCTCGGATTTGGAGAg ATATCTCGCTGAGCTGTTTGCCGAGAGGCAGAAATTGGCACCATTTGTGCAAATTTTGCCATTTTGTCACAGGCTTCTAAATCAAG AGATTTTAAGGGCGACTTCTTTGAATCCTAATCAAAATTTTGTCGATCCCGAGAGAATCGAGCATGGCAGCCCGTTAAGATTACCCGGCCACGCTGCGAATGGCGGACCGATGGATGTGGAGGGATGGTCGGGGATGCAAACAGAG GGAAATGGATATTTTCAAGGTATCGGGAGCCTTCAACCATCGCCGATGGGTTGGAATGGCGCTCCTGGAGCGCCTAGCAGCCCTGTCGTCAAGAAGGTCGTGAGGTTAGATGTTCCTGCCGACAAGTTTCCGAat TACAACTTTGTCGGGCGTTTGTTGGGGCCGCGAGGAAATTCCTTGAAACGAGTCGAAGCTACGACTCAGTGCAGAGTTTACATACGCGGGCGGGGTTCGGTGAAAGACTCTTTAAAG GAAGAGAAGCTAAGAGATAAACCTGGTTATGAACACCTGAATGATCCATTACATGTGCTTGTCGAGGCCGAGTTCCCTGCAGATATAATCGATGCGAGATTGAACCAAGCTGTGGCGATATTAGAGGATCTTCTAAAACCTGTG GACGAATCCGTAGACTACTACAAGAAACAGCAGTTGAGAGAACTCGCCATTCTGAACGGGACTCTAAGAGAGGAAAGCCCGCGTTTGAACGTGAGTTTGTCGCCCTTCAACTCCACAGGGATGAAACGAGCGAAAACAGGTCAATAA
- the LOC109712834 gene encoding leucine--tRNA ligase, cytoplasmic-like isoform X1, whose amino-acid sequence MNSIKFRFFRKMSTNTEGGGRSYARRDLLLKIQSEIQNYWEENKIFEAEPGVKPPEPGEKFFGNFPYPYMNGLLHLGHAFTLSKLEFGAAYHRLRGCNVLLPFAFHCTGMPIKASADKLKREIEQHGNPPVFPSLEELTIEVEESDNVSAATPDKFKSKRSKAAAKSSGDKSQWEIMRSFGLSDEEIAKFQDPYHWLKHFPPLAKEDLKAFGLGCDWRRSFITTDMNPFYDSFVRWQMNKLKNMGKIVKDMRYTIYSPLDGQPCADHDRASGEGVQPQEYVLIKMEVIPPFPAKLKALEGRKVFLAAATLRPETMYGQTNCWVLPDGNYGAFEINDTDVFILTERAALNLAYQKLSKVPEKLSCLLKLSGHDLIGLPLSSPLAFNEVIYSLPMLTILTDKGTGIVTSVPSDSPDDYMALKDLVSKPALREKYGVKDEWVLPYEVVPIINIPEFGDKSAEKVCIDLKIKSQNDKEKLAEAKRLTYLKGFTDGSMLVGEFQGRKVQEAKPLIKNKLLEAGMAVLYSEPEKKVMSRSGDECVVALTDQWYITYGEVEWKEKAMECLEKMNTFSTETRNGFEHTLSWLNQWACSRSFGLGTRIPWDEQFLVESLSDSTLYMAYYTIAHVLQNGDMYGSNASSVRPEQMTDEVWDYIFCDGPVPKSEISPALLSKMKKEFEYWYPFDLRVSGKDLIQNHLTFCIYNHTALLPKHLWPRGFRCNGHLMLNSEKMSKSTGNFRTLRQAIEEFSSDATRFSLADAGDGMDDANFVFETANAAILRLTKEIAWMEEVLSVESSLRAGPPSSYADRVFANEMNFAVVETEKSYNNFMFREALKTGFYDLQAARDEYRFSCGAGGMNKELLFRFMDVQTRLITPICPHYAEHVWKNILKNDGFIVRAGWPFAEPPNQTLRIANKYLQDSIVLMRKLLQKQESGPKKAKKGASAAPAEENKLTVGLIFVNERYDGWKEECLRILRSKFDDTTGSFAPDKEILEALKSSSIGNDANFKQIQKLCMPFIKFKKDETKEVGVRALDLKLPFGEIEVLKENVDVIKRQLGLEHVEVLCATDDSDRSKSGPHISLLTQNPLSPGNPVAIFLSKAEFSATGY is encoded by the exons ATGAATTCGATAAAGTTTAGATTTTTCAG aaaaatgtCGACGAATACTGAGGGAGGAGGAAGGAGCTATGCTCGGCGAGACCTACTTCTCAAGATACAATCAGAAATCCAAAATTACTGGGAAGAAAACAAAATCTTCGAGGCCGAACCCGGTGTTAAACCTCCTGAGCCGGGCGAGAAGTTCTTCGGCAACTTCCCATACCCCTACATGAATGGCCTGCTCCATTTGGGCCACGCCTTCACTCTTTCTAAGCTTGAGTTTGGAGCCGCCTACCACCGCCTACGTGGCTGTAACGTTCTATTGCCTTTCGCTTTCCACTGCACGGGAATGCCTATCAAAGCATCGGCCGACAAACTTAAAAGAGAAATCGAACAGCATGGAAACCCTCCTGTTTTCCCCTCATTAGAGGAGTTGACTATTGAAGTTGAAGAGAGTGATAATGTGTCTGCGGCTACGCCCGATAAGTTTAAGAGCAAGAGGTCTAAAGCTGCTGCTAAGTCTAGCGGGGATAAGTCGCAGTGGGAAATTATGAGAAGTTTCGGCCTTTCCGACGAAGAGATCGCTAAGTTTCAAGACCCGTATCATTGGCTTAAACACTTCCCCCCGCTGGCTAAAGAGGATCTCAAGGCCTTTGGGCTAGGCTGCGATTGGAGGCGCTCTTTTATAACGACTGACATGAACCCGTTCTACGATTCCTTTGTTAGGTGGCAGATGAATAAGTTAAAGAACATGGGTAAGATCGTAAAGGATATGAGATACACTATTTATTCACCGTTGGATGGCCAACCTTGCGCTGATCACGATAGAGCCTCTGGCGAAGGAGTTCAACCTCAAGAATATGTATTGATTAAGATGGAGGTGATCCCTCCTTTTCCAGCCAAGTTGAAGGCTTTGGAGGGTAGAAAAGTCTTCTTGGCGGCAGCTACGTTGAGGCCCGAGACAATGTATGGGCAGACTAACTGTTGGGTATTGCCGGATGGGAATTACGGAGCTTTCGAGATCAATGATACCGACGTTTTCATCCTCACTGAGAGGGCTGCGTTGAACTTAGCTTATCAGAAGCTGTCGAAAGTCCCTGAGAAGCTGAGCTGTTTGCTTAAGCTCTCTGGTCATGACCTTATTGGCTTGCCGTTAAGTTCTCCTCTTGCTTTTAATGAAGTGATATACTCACTTCCTATGCTAACTATATTAACTGATAAGGGTACGGGCATTGTTACGAGTGTTCCGAGTGACTCGCCAGATGACTACATGGCTTTAAAGGATTTAGTATCTAAACCGGCCTTACGAGAAAAGTATGGCGTTAAAGATGAGTGGGTTCTGCCTTATGAGGTCGTGCCCATAATAAATATTCCGGAGTTCGGAGATAAATCGGCGGAAAAGGTGTGTATCGATCTTAAGATCAAGAGCCAGAATGATAAGGAGAAACTCGCAGAGGCGAAGAGACTGACTTATTTGAAAGGCTTTACGGATGGTAGTATGTTAGTAGGAGAATTCCAAGGGAGAAAGGTTCAAGAAGCGAAGCCGCTTATAAAGAACAAATTGTTGGAAGCTGGAATGGCCGTGCTGTACAGTGAGCCTGAAAAGAAAGTTATGTCGAGATCCGGTGATGAGTGTGTCGTGGCGCTTACGGATCAATGGTACATAACTTATGGGGAGGTGGAGTGGAAGGAGAAGGCAATGGAGTGCCTAGAGAAAATGAATACTTTTTCTACCGAGACCCGAAATGGCTTCGAGCATACATTGAGCTGGCTAAATCAGTGGGCTTGCTCACGGTCTTTCGGGCTCGGGACTCGAATTCCTTGGGACGAGCAGTTTCTCGTCGAATCGCTTTCTGATTCGACCCTTTACATGGCTTATTACACTATTGCGCATGTCTTGCAAAATGGCGATATGTATGGATCAAATGCTTCTTCAGTTAGACCAGAGCAGATGACAGATGAGGTATGGGATTATATCTTCTGCGACGGCCCAGTTCCGAAATCTGAGATTTCTCCTGCTCTTCTAAGTAAAATGAAGAAAGAATTCGAGTATTGGTATCCGTTTGATCTTAGGGTTTCAGGGAAAGATCTCATTCAGAACCATCTAACATTTTGCATATATAACCATACAGCGCTTCTCCCGAAGCACTTATGGCCCCGAGGGTTCCGTTGCAACGGGCATCTTATGCTTAACTCCGAGAAAATGTCCAAGTCTACCGGAAACTTCCGCACACTTCGCCAGGCCATAGAGGAATTCTCCTCTGACGCCACTCGGTTCTCTCTCGCAGATGCTGGCGACGGGATGGACGATGCGAACTTCGTCTTCGAGACAGCAAATGCCGCGATTTTGAGGCTGACTAAAGAAATTGCCTGGATGGAAGAGGTGCTTTCTGTCGAGTCTTCTTTGCGAGCCGGCCCCCCATCGTCTTATGCTGACCGGGTTTTCGCCAATGAGATGAATTTCGCGGTGGTGGAAACCGAGAAAAGTTACAACAACTTCATGTTTAGAGAAGCTTTGAAAACCGGGTTTTACGACCTTCAAGCTGCGAGAGATGAGTACAGATTTTCGTGCGGGGCGGGAGGTATGAATAAGGAATTGTTGTTCCGGTTTATGGATGTTCAGACCAGGCTTATCACCCCGATTTGTCCACATTACGCGGAACATGTGtggaaaaatatattgaaaaatgaCGGGTTTATAGTAAGAGCCGGTTGGCCATTTGCAGAACCCCCGAATCAAACGCTACGAATCGCCAACAAGTATTTACAGGACTCTATTGTTTTGATGAGAAAGCTGCTTCAGAAGCAGGAATCGGGTCCGAAAAAGGCTAAGAAGGGTGCTTCTGCTGCTCCTGCTGAAGAGAACAAACTGACCGTCGGGCTTATTTTCGTGAACGAGCGATACGATGGTTGGAAAGAAGAATGCTTGAGGATACTACGAAGCAAATTCGATGACACAACGGGTTCTTTTGCTCCCGACAAAGAGATTCTCGAGGCGCTAAAATCAAGTTCTATTGGAAATGATGCTAATTTTAAGCAGATACAGAAGCTCTGCATGCCTTTCATAAAGTTTAAGAAGGACGAGACGAAGGAAGTGGGTGTTCGCGCTTTAGATTTGAAGCTACCGTTTGGCGAAATCGAGGTTCTCAAGGAGAATGTCGACGTGATAAAGAGGCAGTTGGGTCTCGAGCACGTGGAAGTTTTATGCGCAACGGACGATTCCGATCGCAGTAAATCCGGACCGCACATCTCGTTGCTGACGCAGAATCCGCTGTCTCCTGGTAATCCGGTTGCCATTTTCCTCAGCAAAGCAGAATTTTCGGCAACCGGATACTAG
- the LOC109719867 gene encoding uncharacterized protein LOC109719867: MGVAMDVSALNLKTAGLVLGAGKKVDRVVDVRVPIVGWKGMGMGRARARSLVVVSAAGKKKNHDNPSSSGNGDPSIPEGDGADETNPALDKSKPTDSAHKSGHTLSDWRDFRANLIYRWKDDLLDSEAPTKDKALNEPTQHLGLKWAHPISFPETGCVLVATEKLDGVSSFERTVVLLLRLGSQSLREGPFGVILNRPLNKRIKHMKPSNADLATTFADCPLFFGGPLDASMFLLKTGENSPKTPGFEKVVSGISFGARNSLDEAAALVKKGVLRPQDFRFFVGYAGWQFDQLLGEIANDYWVVAACSSHLISGAAADSSVDLWEEILQLMGGQYSELSRKPKQDSS; this comes from the exons ATGGGGGTCGCCATGGACGTGTCGGCTCTCAATTTGAAGACCGCGGGGCTCGTCCTCGGCGCGGGGAAGAAGGTCGACCGGGTGGTCGATGTTAGGGTTCCGATCGTGGGGTGGAaggggatggggatggggagggcgagggcgaggtcgTTGGTGGTGGTGAGCGCGgcggggaagaagaagaaccacGATAACCCTTCTTCTTCGG GTAATGGTGATCCATCTATTCCGGAGGGAGATGGCGCGGATGAGACAAATCCAGCGCTCGACAAATCAAAGCCTACTGACTCCGCACACAAGTCCGGTCACACCTTATCTGACTGGCGAGATTTCAGGGCAAACCTTATTTATAGATGGAAG GATGATTTGCTTGATTCTGAAGCTCCCACCAAGGACAAAGCCTTGAACGAGCCTACCCAACATCTAGGTCTCAAGTGGGCTCATCCTATTTCGTTCCCGGAAACTGGATGCGTGTTAGTCGCCACCGAGAAGCTCGACGGCGTCAGCAGCTTCGAGCGAACCGTCGTCCTTCTCCTCCGATTAGGCTCTCAAAGTCTGCGAGAGGGCCCTTTCGGAGTCATCCTCAACCGCCCTCTAAACAAGAGAATCAAGCACATGAAACCCTCCAACGCCGACCTAGCTACCACCTTCGCGGATTGCCCCCTCTTCTTCGGCGGCCCCCTCGACGCGAGCATGTTCTTACTGAAGACGGGCGAAAACTCGCCCAAAACACCGGGCTTCGAGAAAGTCGTCTCAGGAATCTCTTTCGGCGCGAGGAATAGCTTGGATGAAGCCGCCGCGCTCGTGAAGAAGGGTGTGCTGAGGCCGCAGGATTTCAGGTTCTTCGTGGGCTATGCGGGGTGGCAGTTTGATCAGCTGTTAGGGGAGATCGCGAACGATTACTGGGTGGTCGCCGCGTGCAGCTCACATTTGATCAGTGGGGCAGCGGCCGATTCGTCGGTGGACTTGTGGGAGGAGATTTTGCAGCTGATGGGTGGGCAATATTCGGAATTGAGCCGGAAACCAAAGCAAGATAGCTCTTGA
- the LOC109709788 gene encoding uncharacterized protein LOC109709788, whose product MSGGVGGRSKPFLLLLVVATISSQFASVLGGDPSPTKDAKKDDSHSKSNTGREVLFICLGVGVAVALSIFLFKLWQKKKREEQHARLLKLFEEDDELEVELGLRD is encoded by the exons atgagtggAGGCGTAGGTGGGAGATCCAaacccttcctcctcctcctcgtcgtcgccACGATCTCTTCGCAATTCGCATCAG TTCTTGGTGGTGATCCCTCACCAACAAAAGACGCAAAAAAGGATGATTCACATTCGAAGAGCAACACCGGTCGCGAGGTGCTATTCATATGCTTGGGAGTCGGCGTAGCTGTTGCTTTGTCAATTTTCCTTTTCAAGCTTTGgcagaaaaagaagagagaagagcaGCATGCGCGCCTTCTAAAGTTGTTTGAGGAGGATGATGAGCTTGAGGTTGAACTCGGCCTTCGGGATTGA
- the LOC109717807 gene encoding keratin, type II cytoskeletal 2 epidermal-like produces MDGSDVRGKGLLWNLPVLKSNDLGKLGPGIGYGAGCGFGFGAGFLGGAGIGAGLPGLRIGLGFGAGCGIGVGFGYGVGKGIAYDENRRYSNVGKLFHRGTRNHPSEDQIDVLVDELIENTRRLIKATSREIEKWRWS; encoded by the exons ATGGACGGCTCAGATGTGCGCGGGAAGGGGCTACTGTGGAACCTCCCCGTCCTAAAATCCAACGACCTCGGGAAGCTCGGCCCCGGCATCGGCTACGGCGCCGGTTGCGGCTTCGGCTTCGGCGCCGGCTTCCTCGGAG GTGCAGGAATAGGCGCTGGATTACCTGGTTTACGAATCGGACTCGGATTCGGTGCTGGATGCGGAATAGGAGTCGGTTTCGGGTACGGCGTCGGAAAAGGAATTGCGTACGATGAGAACCGAAGATACTCAAATGTCGGAAAGTTATTTCACCGCGGTACTCGAAACCATCCATCTGA AGATCAGATTGATGTCCTAGTTGATGAGCTTATAGAGAACACAAGGAGGCTAATAAAAGCAACCTCAAGGGAGATTGAGAAGTGGAGGTGGAGTTAA
- the LOC109712834 gene encoding leucine--tRNA ligase, cytoplasmic-like isoform X2, protein MSTNTEGGGRSYARRDLLLKIQSEIQNYWEENKIFEAEPGVKPPEPGEKFFGNFPYPYMNGLLHLGHAFTLSKLEFGAAYHRLRGCNVLLPFAFHCTGMPIKASADKLKREIEQHGNPPVFPSLEELTIEVEESDNVSAATPDKFKSKRSKAAAKSSGDKSQWEIMRSFGLSDEEIAKFQDPYHWLKHFPPLAKEDLKAFGLGCDWRRSFITTDMNPFYDSFVRWQMNKLKNMGKIVKDMRYTIYSPLDGQPCADHDRASGEGVQPQEYVLIKMEVIPPFPAKLKALEGRKVFLAAATLRPETMYGQTNCWVLPDGNYGAFEINDTDVFILTERAALNLAYQKLSKVPEKLSCLLKLSGHDLIGLPLSSPLAFNEVIYSLPMLTILTDKGTGIVTSVPSDSPDDYMALKDLVSKPALREKYGVKDEWVLPYEVVPIINIPEFGDKSAEKVCIDLKIKSQNDKEKLAEAKRLTYLKGFTDGSMLVGEFQGRKVQEAKPLIKNKLLEAGMAVLYSEPEKKVMSRSGDECVVALTDQWYITYGEVEWKEKAMECLEKMNTFSTETRNGFEHTLSWLNQWACSRSFGLGTRIPWDEQFLVESLSDSTLYMAYYTIAHVLQNGDMYGSNASSVRPEQMTDEVWDYIFCDGPVPKSEISPALLSKMKKEFEYWYPFDLRVSGKDLIQNHLTFCIYNHTALLPKHLWPRGFRCNGHLMLNSEKMSKSTGNFRTLRQAIEEFSSDATRFSLADAGDGMDDANFVFETANAAILRLTKEIAWMEEVLSVESSLRAGPPSSYADRVFANEMNFAVVETEKSYNNFMFREALKTGFYDLQAARDEYRFSCGAGGMNKELLFRFMDVQTRLITPICPHYAEHVWKNILKNDGFIVRAGWPFAEPPNQTLRIANKYLQDSIVLMRKLLQKQESGPKKAKKGASAAPAEENKLTVGLIFVNERYDGWKEECLRILRSKFDDTTGSFAPDKEILEALKSSSIGNDANFKQIQKLCMPFIKFKKDETKEVGVRALDLKLPFGEIEVLKENVDVIKRQLGLEHVEVLCATDDSDRSKSGPHISLLTQNPLSPGNPVAIFLSKAEFSATGY, encoded by the coding sequence atgtCGACGAATACTGAGGGAGGAGGAAGGAGCTATGCTCGGCGAGACCTACTTCTCAAGATACAATCAGAAATCCAAAATTACTGGGAAGAAAACAAAATCTTCGAGGCCGAACCCGGTGTTAAACCTCCTGAGCCGGGCGAGAAGTTCTTCGGCAACTTCCCATACCCCTACATGAATGGCCTGCTCCATTTGGGCCACGCCTTCACTCTTTCTAAGCTTGAGTTTGGAGCCGCCTACCACCGCCTACGTGGCTGTAACGTTCTATTGCCTTTCGCTTTCCACTGCACGGGAATGCCTATCAAAGCATCGGCCGACAAACTTAAAAGAGAAATCGAACAGCATGGAAACCCTCCTGTTTTCCCCTCATTAGAGGAGTTGACTATTGAAGTTGAAGAGAGTGATAATGTGTCTGCGGCTACGCCCGATAAGTTTAAGAGCAAGAGGTCTAAAGCTGCTGCTAAGTCTAGCGGGGATAAGTCGCAGTGGGAAATTATGAGAAGTTTCGGCCTTTCCGACGAAGAGATCGCTAAGTTTCAAGACCCGTATCATTGGCTTAAACACTTCCCCCCGCTGGCTAAAGAGGATCTCAAGGCCTTTGGGCTAGGCTGCGATTGGAGGCGCTCTTTTATAACGACTGACATGAACCCGTTCTACGATTCCTTTGTTAGGTGGCAGATGAATAAGTTAAAGAACATGGGTAAGATCGTAAAGGATATGAGATACACTATTTATTCACCGTTGGATGGCCAACCTTGCGCTGATCACGATAGAGCCTCTGGCGAAGGAGTTCAACCTCAAGAATATGTATTGATTAAGATGGAGGTGATCCCTCCTTTTCCAGCCAAGTTGAAGGCTTTGGAGGGTAGAAAAGTCTTCTTGGCGGCAGCTACGTTGAGGCCCGAGACAATGTATGGGCAGACTAACTGTTGGGTATTGCCGGATGGGAATTACGGAGCTTTCGAGATCAATGATACCGACGTTTTCATCCTCACTGAGAGGGCTGCGTTGAACTTAGCTTATCAGAAGCTGTCGAAAGTCCCTGAGAAGCTGAGCTGTTTGCTTAAGCTCTCTGGTCATGACCTTATTGGCTTGCCGTTAAGTTCTCCTCTTGCTTTTAATGAAGTGATATACTCACTTCCTATGCTAACTATATTAACTGATAAGGGTACGGGCATTGTTACGAGTGTTCCGAGTGACTCGCCAGATGACTACATGGCTTTAAAGGATTTAGTATCTAAACCGGCCTTACGAGAAAAGTATGGCGTTAAAGATGAGTGGGTTCTGCCTTATGAGGTCGTGCCCATAATAAATATTCCGGAGTTCGGAGATAAATCGGCGGAAAAGGTGTGTATCGATCTTAAGATCAAGAGCCAGAATGATAAGGAGAAACTCGCAGAGGCGAAGAGACTGACTTATTTGAAAGGCTTTACGGATGGTAGTATGTTAGTAGGAGAATTCCAAGGGAGAAAGGTTCAAGAAGCGAAGCCGCTTATAAAGAACAAATTGTTGGAAGCTGGAATGGCCGTGCTGTACAGTGAGCCTGAAAAGAAAGTTATGTCGAGATCCGGTGATGAGTGTGTCGTGGCGCTTACGGATCAATGGTACATAACTTATGGGGAGGTGGAGTGGAAGGAGAAGGCAATGGAGTGCCTAGAGAAAATGAATACTTTTTCTACCGAGACCCGAAATGGCTTCGAGCATACATTGAGCTGGCTAAATCAGTGGGCTTGCTCACGGTCTTTCGGGCTCGGGACTCGAATTCCTTGGGACGAGCAGTTTCTCGTCGAATCGCTTTCTGATTCGACCCTTTACATGGCTTATTACACTATTGCGCATGTCTTGCAAAATGGCGATATGTATGGATCAAATGCTTCTTCAGTTAGACCAGAGCAGATGACAGATGAGGTATGGGATTATATCTTCTGCGACGGCCCAGTTCCGAAATCTGAGATTTCTCCTGCTCTTCTAAGTAAAATGAAGAAAGAATTCGAGTATTGGTATCCGTTTGATCTTAGGGTTTCAGGGAAAGATCTCATTCAGAACCATCTAACATTTTGCATATATAACCATACAGCGCTTCTCCCGAAGCACTTATGGCCCCGAGGGTTCCGTTGCAACGGGCATCTTATGCTTAACTCCGAGAAAATGTCCAAGTCTACCGGAAACTTCCGCACACTTCGCCAGGCCATAGAGGAATTCTCCTCTGACGCCACTCGGTTCTCTCTCGCAGATGCTGGCGACGGGATGGACGATGCGAACTTCGTCTTCGAGACAGCAAATGCCGCGATTTTGAGGCTGACTAAAGAAATTGCCTGGATGGAAGAGGTGCTTTCTGTCGAGTCTTCTTTGCGAGCCGGCCCCCCATCGTCTTATGCTGACCGGGTTTTCGCCAATGAGATGAATTTCGCGGTGGTGGAAACCGAGAAAAGTTACAACAACTTCATGTTTAGAGAAGCTTTGAAAACCGGGTTTTACGACCTTCAAGCTGCGAGAGATGAGTACAGATTTTCGTGCGGGGCGGGAGGTATGAATAAGGAATTGTTGTTCCGGTTTATGGATGTTCAGACCAGGCTTATCACCCCGATTTGTCCACATTACGCGGAACATGTGtggaaaaatatattgaaaaatgaCGGGTTTATAGTAAGAGCCGGTTGGCCATTTGCAGAACCCCCGAATCAAACGCTACGAATCGCCAACAAGTATTTACAGGACTCTATTGTTTTGATGAGAAAGCTGCTTCAGAAGCAGGAATCGGGTCCGAAAAAGGCTAAGAAGGGTGCTTCTGCTGCTCCTGCTGAAGAGAACAAACTGACCGTCGGGCTTATTTTCGTGAACGAGCGATACGATGGTTGGAAAGAAGAATGCTTGAGGATACTACGAAGCAAATTCGATGACACAACGGGTTCTTTTGCTCCCGACAAAGAGATTCTCGAGGCGCTAAAATCAAGTTCTATTGGAAATGATGCTAATTTTAAGCAGATACAGAAGCTCTGCATGCCTTTCATAAAGTTTAAGAAGGACGAGACGAAGGAAGTGGGTGTTCGCGCTTTAGATTTGAAGCTACCGTTTGGCGAAATCGAGGTTCTCAAGGAGAATGTCGACGTGATAAAGAGGCAGTTGGGTCTCGAGCACGTGGAAGTTTTATGCGCAACGGACGATTCCGATCGCAGTAAATCCGGACCGCACATCTCGTTGCTGACGCAGAATCCGCTGTCTCCTGGTAATCCGGTTGCCATTTTCCTCAGCAAAGCAGAATTTTCGGCAACCGGATACTAG
- the LOC109714301 gene encoding MADS-box transcription factor 21-like, with protein MGRGKIEIKRIENTTSRQVTFCKRRNGLLKKAYELSVLCDAEIALVVFSARGRLYEYSNNSVRSTIERYKKACSNNSNSSSAVEINSHQYYQQEAAKLRHQIQILQNANRHLMGESLSNLSVKELKQLENRLERGITRIRSKKHEQLFAEIDYMQKREADLQNDNMYLRAKIAESERAQQASMVSGGAELDTLPTFDSRNYYHVNMLEAASHHYSQHQDQPTLHLGYEIKANQGSKNLL; from the exons ATGGGGAGGGGGAAGATTGAGATCAAGAGGATCGAGAACACGACGAGTCGGCAGGTGACCTTCTGCAAGCGGCGCAACGGGCTGCTGAAGAAGGCCTACGAGCTCTCCGTCCTCTGCGACGCAGAGATCGCCCTCGTCGTCTTCTCCGCCCGCGGCCGCCTCTACGAGTACTCAAACAACAG CGTAAGATCGACAATCGAGAGGTACAAGAAGGCCTGCTCCAACAATTCAAACTCAAGTTCTGCTGTAGAGATCAATTCTCAT CAATATTATCAGCAAGAAGCCGCAAAGCTACGCCACCAGATACAAATTCTACAGAATGCAAACAG GCATTTGATGGGTGAGTCACTGAGTAATCTCAGTGTTAAGGAGCTCAAGCAACTCGAGAACCGGCTTGAAAGAGGAATCACGCGGATTCGATCAAAGAAG CATGAACAGCTGTTTGCGGAGATTGACTACATGCAGAAAAGG GAAGCAGATCTTCAAAATGACAATATGTACCTCCGAGCTAAG ATAGCGGAGAGTGAGCGTGCCCAGCAAGCCAGTATGGTCTCAGGAGGAGCGGAACTCGATACTCTCCCGACGTTCGATTCCAGAAACTATTACCATGTCAACATGTTGGAGGCTGCTTCTCATCACTATTCACAACATCAAGATCAACCAACCCTGCATCTTGGTTACGAAATAAAAGCCAATCAAGGTTCCAAGAATTTGCTCTGA